TTTGTGCAACAGATGGGTTGAAGAATCCTATAATCCTTTTTTCAAAAAAAACTAACGCCGACAAAATACTATTTGACGCTACAGGTTAGCTATTCGGAAATGCGAACTGTGAAAATTGTAGCAGCAACTCAGACATGCAACTCTCACGAGCGCAAGCCTTTGTCGCCGTTACGATTCTGTTACTGTTACGATTGTTCGTTTGTTTTTGCATACTGTCTTCTGAAATCTGCAAACGGAGCGGTGAAGATTCGTAGAAATTGTTTGCTGAGTTCATCCTGAGAGCCTCCCCCGCTACTTCACTATTACACTGCTGCCCGGGTCTATCCTGGGCAGTTTCTTTTTTAGCTTCTTGCTCGATTTCCTTGATATCGGGTGAACAGTCGGGACTTATTACACCCAGCATTGCACTTTTTTCGTTGCGACTCACTTTCACATCCTTACGAAGTGCATAGAGACACTCCGTTTTCGTCTCGGCGGCAAAACCTTATTCTCCGTCCCAATATCCTGCAAAAAATGTTTGACCTCATCGCGAATTCCCTTTGATGTCTCCAACCAACAGCTGCAGCTGTATAGAAAAATACGCCTATCCTCGCTCAAATCGTAGTTGGTCGCGTGCGATCAGAAAGAAGAAGTTAAAACGGATATGCGATGGGTGGATTTTAAAGATGAGTAAGCCCCGTTGAAATCGCCCAGCTGTATATTTGTCGGGTTATCACATTTGCAGATTTTCTCTGCGAGTTCTTTTGTTTCTTCACCAATTTCAGGTATATTTTCCATATTGTTTGCTGAAAGTGTTCAAGTTCTTCGAGCATCTATGCCTGAAAAAGCGAAAAAATTACCTGCTCATGCGCAAACCCATTGGATTGAAGAATACTCCGACGCCCTCTTCAAATTTGCTTGTGTTCGCGTCAGCGACAGGGAAACGGCAAAGGATCTCGTTCAGGAAACATTTCTTTCGGCGTTGCAGAACCTTGGATCTTTCAGAGGCGAAAGTTCTCAGAAAACATGGCTCATATCAATTCTTAAGAATAAGATCATCGATCACTACAGGAAAAGCGCCAAAGGCCAATCCGTTCCGCTCGTTGACGAGGATGGAACATCTGAACTTGACAAATATTTCGATGAAGAAGGAGAATGGAAGTCGTCAGCCGGACCGGTGAGCTGGAATGCAAGCGGATACCAGATTCTCCGCTCGAAAGAGTTTCTCGAGATCCTCCAGAAGTGCCTATCAAAGCTCTCGGATCATGGACGGTTGGTGTTTGTTTCAAAGTATCTTGATGAAATGAAATCTGAGGAGATCTGTAAGCAATTGGAGCTCACTGCGTCTAACTATTGGGTCATCATGCACCGGTCCAAACTTCAGATCAGACAATGCATCGAAAAGAATTGGATCAACTCGTAAGGATAGATGATTGTATGGAAATTATTCCCTGCACAAAGGCAACATTC
The Bacteroidota bacterium genome window above contains:
- a CDS encoding sigma-70 family RNA polymerase sigma factor, with the protein product MPEKAKKLPAHAQTHWIEEYSDALFKFACVRVSDRETAKDLVQETFLSALQNLGSFRGESSQKTWLISILKNKIIDHYRKSAKGQSVPLVDEDGTSELDKYFDEEGEWKSSAGPVSWNASGYQILRSKEFLEILQKCLSKLSDHGRLVFVSKYLDEMKSEEICKQLELTASNYWVIMHRSKLQIRQCIEKNWINS